The following nucleotide sequence is from Nesterenkonia xinjiangensis.
GGTCATCCGCACTGGCTGAGAGCCCGCTCGTCACCGGCACGTCGCCGGTCCGCACGGACGGACGACGTACGACCCGGCAGGACTCCTCCGAGCGGAGGAGCAGAGGTCGGGCGTCGGCCGTCCGGCGGAAGACCCGTGAGCCGACGTCTCAGTCGAAGACGGGGCTCTCGGTCCTGCTGCGCTTGAGCTCGAAGAAGTACGGGTAGCTCGCCAGTGCCACCGAGGCGTCGAAGAGCCGGCCGGCCTCCTCGCCGCGCGGGATACGGGTGATGACAGGTCCGAAGAACGCCGTGCCCTGGAAGGCGACGATCGGGGTGCCGACGTCCTGGCCCACCAGAGAGATGCCCTGCTCGTGGGAGGAGCGCATCGCCTCGTCATTGACGTCGGTCTGCGCCTCCTTGAGAATCGCCTCGGCAAGCCCGAGCTCACGCAGCGCCTTGGCCGTGGCATCGGCGAAGTCCTTGTTGCCGTTGTCATGGATCTCGGTCCCCACCGCCGTGTAGAAGCGACCGACCTCCTCCTGGTCATATGCGAGCTGCACCGCGGTGGCCGCGCGAGAGGGGATCCAGCGAGCCAGCTGCTCCGCATCCTCGGCCGGTGAGGGCCTGTCAGCTTCATTCAGCACACCCAGGCTCATGACATTCCAGGTGACCTCGACGTCACGCACCTGCGCGACCTCACGGATCCAGCGGGACGTCACCCAGGCGAAGGGACACAGTGGATCGAACCAGAAATCAACGCGCTCAGCCATGCTCGGCTCCTCTCAGTCGGGATGTCTCCCCGTGCGGCGACTCCGCCCGAGGTGCACTTCCACCCATCTCCAACCCAACCCGACGCCGACGCATTCCTTCCGCAGTCGAGGCTCCGTGCTGCAGGTGAGCTCAGAGATGCTCGCTGACCGGGACGTCAAGACCCAGCAGCGCGTTCTCCGTGACCTCCATCAGCGCCGGGTGGATCCAGTACTGGCCCCGGGCCACCGTGTGGGCGTCCTGGCCGAAGCTCATCGCTTGGATGATCGGCTGGATGAGGTTCGACGCCTGATACCCCATGGCGTGGGCGCCCAGGATGGTGCCGTCCCGACGGTCGGCGATGACCTTGAAGATCCCGGAATGGTCCTCCATGGCCCAGCCGTAGGCGGTGTCGCCGTAGTTCTGCACCGTGACGGTGAGGTTCTCCGCCCCGATCCGCTCGGCGGCCTGCGGCTCGGTGAGCCCCACCTGGGCGAGCTCCGGGTGGGCGAAGACCGCGGAAGGGACGGCGTGCTGCCGTGAGGCGCGCAGGTCCTGAGGGTTCTCCAGATTGTGCGCCACGACCCGGGCTTCATGGTTGGCCACATGCTTCAGCTGTGCCGGCGAACTGACGTCTCCGAGGGCGTACAGCCCCGCCACGGGTGTCCCTCCGGAGAGGACCCGCTGGTGCTCGTCGACGACGATCCGACCGTCCTCATGCAGATCCAGCCCCGCCTCGGCGGCGCCCAGAAGG
It contains:
- a CDS encoding DsbA family protein, translating into MAERVDFWFDPLCPFAWVTSRWIREVAQVRDVEVTWNVMSLGVLNEADRPSPAEDAEQLARWIPSRAATAVQLAYDQEEVGRFYTAVGTEIHDNGNKDFADATAKALRELGLAEAILKEAQTDVNDEAMRSSHEQGISLVGQDVGTPIVAFQGTAFFGPVITRIPRGEEAGRLFDASVALASYPYFFELKRSRTESPVFD